A single genomic interval of Bradyrhizobium sp. AZCC 1693 harbors:
- a CDS encoding type II and III secretion system protein family protein yields MKCREIQPMMRTFIVRALSFSAVAALTLNPALTPVVASDYRTSAPVSTDGQMNARFVSLGIGKSIVIDLPREIKDVLVADPKVANAVVRSTQRAYIIGAAVGQTNIVFFDSTGAQIAAYDIAVKRDLNGVRAALKQSLPNSDVLIEGVGDGVVLSGSAASPIEAQQAVDIAARLVGGADKVVNSIAVRGRDQVMLKVTVAEVARSIIKQLGIDITANMNYGTAVVKFDNSNPFTALGRPAVATNALQTAFGNTPSVTATLRAMESAGVIRTLAEPNLTAISGEAATFIAGGEFPVPAGYSCDPLTRVCTTQISFKKFGISLNFTPVVMSEGRISLRVMTEVSELSNDNSITLTQSLSNNSTNSLTIPSVKTRRAETTLEIPSGGSMAMAGLIADQTKQAINGLPGLSQLPVLGTLFRSRDYVNNQTELMVLVTPYVVRAVAQKDLSRPDDGFAAASDPQADLLGSINRIYGVPGRVEKARNYRGTYGFITD; encoded by the coding sequence ATGAAGTGCAGGGAAATTCAGCCGATGATGCGAACGTTCATCGTCCGCGCCCTGTCGTTTTCGGCCGTGGCTGCTCTCACGCTCAATCCGGCACTGACGCCGGTAGTGGCGAGCGACTATCGCACCTCCGCTCCGGTCAGCACCGACGGACAGATGAACGCGCGGTTCGTTTCGCTCGGGATCGGCAAATCGATCGTGATCGACCTGCCGCGGGAGATCAAGGACGTACTGGTCGCCGATCCGAAGGTCGCCAACGCCGTCGTCCGCTCGACCCAGCGCGCCTATATCATCGGCGCCGCGGTCGGCCAGACCAATATCGTCTTCTTCGACTCCACGGGCGCGCAGATCGCGGCCTACGACATCGCGGTCAAGCGCGACCTCAACGGCGTGCGCGCCGCGCTGAAGCAGTCGCTGCCGAATTCGGACGTCCTGATCGAGGGCGTCGGCGACGGCGTGGTATTGAGCGGCTCGGCAGCGAGCCCGATCGAGGCGCAGCAGGCCGTCGATATCGCCGCCCGCCTCGTGGGCGGCGCGGACAAGGTTGTCAATTCGATCGCCGTCCGCGGCCGCGACCAGGTGATGCTGAAAGTCACGGTCGCTGAAGTCGCCCGCAGCATCATCAAGCAGTTGGGTATCGATATCACGGCCAACATGAACTACGGCACTGCGGTCGTGAAATTCGACAACTCCAACCCGTTTACCGCCCTCGGCCGTCCCGCGGTCGCGACCAACGCGCTGCAGACGGCGTTCGGAAACACTCCGTCGGTGACGGCTACGCTCCGCGCGATGGAGAGCGCCGGCGTCATACGCACGCTGGCCGAGCCCAATCTGACCGCGATCTCGGGCGAAGCCGCGACCTTCATTGCCGGCGGCGAATTTCCCGTTCCCGCAGGCTATTCCTGCGATCCGCTCACGCGCGTCTGCACCACCCAGATCTCATTCAAGAAATTCGGCATTTCGCTCAACTTCACGCCGGTGGTGATGAGCGAAGGACGAATCAGCCTCCGCGTCATGACGGAAGTCTCGGAACTGTCGAACGACAACTCGATCACGCTGACGCAGTCTCTCAGCAACAACTCGACGAACTCGCTGACCATTCCCTCGGTCAAGACCCGCCGCGCGGAAACCACCCTGGAGATCCCCTCCGGCGGCTCCATGGCGATGGCGGGCCTGATCGCGGACCAGACCAAGCAGGCCATCAACGGCCTCCCCGGTCTGTCGCAATTGCCGGTCCTCGGCACGCTGTTCCGCAGCCGCGACTACGTCAACAATCAGACCGAACTGATGGTTCTGGTCACGCCCTATGTGGTGCGCGCGGTGGCGCAGAAGGATTTGTCGCGGCCCGACGACGGCTTTGCCGCCGCCTCGGACCCGCAGGCCGACCTGCTCGGCAGCATCAATCGCATCTACGGCGTTCCGGGCCGTGTCGAAAAGGCCCGGAATTATCGCGGCACCTACGGCTTTATTACGGACTGA
- the cpaB gene encoding Flp pilus assembly protein CpaB: MNTARIVVLAIAIGAGGVAAYLASGSDDKPAPAQPVAQLQTIDILVAKSDIGLGQSVKPDDLQWQTWPAATASSSFISRASKADAIKEVTGSIARAPFIAGEPIREQKLVRADGSGFMAAILPAGYRAISTEISPETGAGGFILPNDRVDVILTKRDKGAAGPDLPNAEVILSNIRVLAIDQAPKEKEGSSSLVGRTVTLELKPEQAETLARSRQSGTLTLALRSIADVNAVEKPDDQQSNRRGENLNVIRYGVASQQTVQK; encoded by the coding sequence ATGAATACCGCACGCATTGTGGTCCTGGCCATCGCCATCGGCGCCGGCGGCGTTGCCGCGTATCTCGCCAGCGGGTCTGACGACAAGCCTGCGCCGGCCCAGCCGGTCGCGCAGCTCCAGACCATCGATATTCTCGTGGCCAAATCGGATATCGGCCTTGGCCAATCGGTCAAGCCGGACGATCTGCAATGGCAGACCTGGCCGGCCGCGACCGCCAGCAGCAGCTTCATCAGCCGCGCCAGCAAGGCCGACGCCATCAAGGAAGTCACCGGCTCGATCGCGCGCGCGCCGTTCATCGCGGGCGAACCGATTCGCGAACAGAAGCTGGTGAGGGCCGACGGCTCCGGCTTCATGGCGGCGATCCTGCCCGCCGGCTACCGGGCCATTTCCACGGAAATTTCGCCGGAAACCGGCGCCGGCGGCTTCATCCTGCCGAATGATCGTGTCGACGTAATTCTTACCAAGCGCGACAAGGGTGCCGCCGGTCCGGACCTCCCCAATGCGGAGGTCATCCTCAGCAACATTCGTGTTCTCGCGATCGACCAGGCGCCGAAGGAAAAAGAGGGCTCGAGCTCGCTGGTCGGCAGGACGGTCACCCTCGAACTGAAGCCCGAGCAGGCCGAGACGCTGGCGCGATCGCGCCAGAGCGGCACGCTGACGCTGGCGCTGCGCAGCATTGCCGACGTCAACGCGGTCGAGAAGCCGGACGACCAGCAATCCAACAGGCGCGGCGAAAACCTCAACGTCATTCGATATGGCGTTGCCAGCCAGCAGACGGTGCAGAAGTGA